The Negativicutes bacterium sequence ATCTTGCATTTTCTTAGTTTTTCGGATAAAAGAAATTACACTTTTAGAATAGTCATGACAATCAATCCATTCAAAACCTTTCCAGTCACAATCGATTTCCCACAACGATTTTTGCTCAACATAAAAAGCATTAAGATTTTTTACAAAATCATGCATCTTTTGGTGCAAGGGATATTCTAGTAAATGCCAATCTAAACTATCATAATATTTCCACTCAATAAATTGTGCAAATTCACTGCCCATAAACAATAACTTTTTACCAGGATGAGCCATCCAGTAACCATAAAAAGCTCTTAGGTTTGCGAATTTTTGCCAATAGTCGCCCGGCATTTTTTCTACTAGCGATTTTTTACCATGAACAACCTCATCATGCGATAACGGTAACACATAGTTTTCCGAAAAAGCATACATTAACGAAAAAGTTATCAAGTTATGATTCCATTTTCGATAAATAGCATCAAACTCCATATATTTGAGAATATCATTCATCCAGCCCATATTCCACTTATAATTAAAGCCCATTCCACCGATATACACCGGCTTAGTCATTAATGGCCAAGAAGTTGATTCTTCGGCAATCATTAACGCATTAGGATGATTTTCAAACACAACATGATTTAAGTGTCGTAAAAAATCCATCGCTGCTAAATTGCCATTACCACCATGCTTGTTTGGTTTCCATTGTCCGTCTTCCTTACCATAGTCAAGGTATAACATATTGGCAACCGCATCTATTCTCAGTCCATCAATATGATATACATCCAGCCAAAACATCGCATTAGAAATTAAAAAACTTTTCACTTCATAGCGACTATAATCAAAATTGGTTGTACCCCACTCATCATTTTCCGCTAACATCGGATCCGGTGATTCATATAGTGGTTGTCCATCAAATTTTCTTAAACCATGGTCATCGCGACAAAAATGTCCCGGCACCCAATCCAAAATTACACCAATATTATTTTGGTGACACAAATCAACCAAATACATAAAATCTTTCGGCTCACCATAACGACTCGTTACCGCAAAATAGCCGGTAGCCTGATAGCCCCAAGAACCATCAAAGGGGTGTTCGCAAATTGGCATTATTTCTATATGGGTATAATTCATTTCCTTAACATATGACACTAATTGCTCTGCCATATCTTTATAGCTTAAAAATTCACCATTAACACCCCGACGCCATGAGCCTAAATGCACTTCATAAGTTAGCATTGGCGCTTGATATGAATTATAGTGTTTTCTTTGTTCCACCCAAGCGGCATCATTCCAAGCATAATTTTCTAAAGAATATACTTTAGATGCCGTATTCGGTCTTAGCTCTGCATAGAAGGCATAAGGATCGGCTTTTAATATAATTTTACCATAAGCGGTAGTAATTTGATATTTATAGACAGTATGTTCCGTCATTCCCGAAATAAAAATCTGCCAAATACCGGAGGATCCACATTTCGACATTACATGTACAGTACCATCCCAATCGTTAAAATCGCCTACCACACTTACGCTTTTAGCATGTGGTGCCCATACCGCAAATGATACGCCATTTTCCCCCTGAAAATTAACGAGATGTGACCCTAGCATTTGATAACTTCGATAATTATCTCCTTGATTAAACAAGTATATCGCATATTCACTCAGTGGCGAATTTTTCACAACTTAGCCTCCAGTCCACCAGCTCTTTTATTTTTACTTTACGGTACTAATATCGGTTTTATTTTCCAGATTTCTTTAGCATATTCATCAATGGTTCTGTCACTGGAAAACTGTCCGGAATGAGCAATGTTAATGATACTGGAAGTTTGCCATTGTTTTTTATCACGATATCGTTCATCCAATATATTATGAGCAGCAGAATAAGATAAAAAGTCTTTCAAGACAAAGAATTCATCATTTGCTAACAATAAATAGTCATATAATGAGTTAAAGCTTTCATTTTCCGGATCAAAAAAGCCATTTACCAATTGTTCGACTACCATTTTAACGCGAGGATTTTCATGATAAATATCCCACGCCCGATAATTTCCAAAGTGATGATAATCCAAAACTTCTTTGGCAGTAAGCCCAAAAATAATAATATTATCTTCACCAACCGCATTACGAATTTCAACATTAGCACCATCTAATGTTCCAATAGTAATCGCACCATTCATCATAAACTTCATATTGCCGGTTCCCGATGCTTCTTTGCTGGCAGTAGAAATTTGTTCACTAACATCTGCCGCCGGAAATAACATCTCCCCTAAACTTACACCATAATTTTCCACGAAAATTACTTTTAATTTATCTTTAATACTCTTATCATTATTAATCTTTTCACCAAGCGTATTAATAAGTTTGATTGTTTCTTTGGCCATATAATATCCCGGAGCAGCTTTACCACCAAAAATAAAAGTTCGTGGCGTAATATCAAGATTAGGATTTTCTCTGAGACGATTGTATAAATCCATAATATGCAGTGCATTCATAATTTGTCGCTTATAAGAATGAATCCGCTTTATTTGAATATCAAAAATTGAATTAACATCAACCTTTACGCCATTCTTCTCTTGAATATATTTTGCTAATTTTTGTTTGTTTTCCAGTTTAATTTTTGCCGTTTTATCTTGAAAAGCTGAATCAGCTGCAAATTTTGCCAGCTTCCTCAATTGTTCCGGACGCTTAATCCATAATGGTGAAATCGCCTCACTAATTAAATCTGCTAATTTCGGATTAGCTTTAATTAACCACCGACGATGGGTAATGCCATTTGTTTTATTATTAAATTTTCCGGGATAAAACTGATGAAAAGCTGCCATGGCATAATCTTTCAAGATTTCGGTATGAATTGCCGCTACCCCATTAACACTATAACTACCAATAACCGCCAATCTCGCCATATGAATTTGGCCATCTTGCAAAATTGCCAACTCATTAGCTTTATCATAATTTCCATATTTTTCATTGATACTTAATACAAAGCGTCGATTAATTTCTTCAATTATCATATAAATTCTTGGCAGTAAGTTTTTAAACATATCCACCGGCCATTTTTCCAACGCTTCCGGCAAAATAGTATGGTTGGTATAGGACATCGTTTTCCTAGTTATTTCCCAAGCCTCATTCCAATCCAACTCTTCTTCATCAATCAGAATTCTCATTAGCTCCGGAATCGCTACCGCCGGATGAGTATCATTGATATGAATTCCCACCTTTTCGGCAAAATCTTTAGTATCATAACCACTATTTTTAAAATGACGGAAAATACTTTGCACTCCGGCCGATACAAAAAAGTACTGTTGAGTCAAGCGCAGTTCGCGCCCGTCATAAGTACTATCATCCGGATATAAAATTTTTGAAATACGTTGCACCCAGTTTTTATTAGTAATATAAGTATCAAAATCTGCCTTAGTATAGCTTTCTAAATCAGAAATATCCTTAACCAATTCCGCACTCCATAAGCGTAGCGTATTAACAGTATTATTTTGATAGCCGATTACCGGAATATCATAAGGTACAGCTTTTATCGTAAAATAATCTTCGTGCATAGATTTAAGAGAGCCGTCAGACTTTGCAACGCAATAAGCATGACCTTTTAAATGAACCTCTACCGCTTTATCAGTTCTTCTAA is a genomic window containing:
- the glgB gene encoding 1,4-alpha-glucan branching protein GlgB encodes the protein MKNSPLSEYAIYLFNQGDNYRSYQMLGSHLVNFQGENGVSFAVWAPHAKSVSVVGDFNDWDGTVHVMSKCGSSGIWQIFISGMTEHTVYKYQITTAYGKIILKADPYAFYAELRPNTASKVYSLENYAWNDAAWVEQRKHYNSYQAPMLTYEVHLGSWRRGVNGEFLSYKDMAEQLVSYVKEMNYTHIEIMPICEHPFDGSWGYQATGYFAVTSRYGEPKDFMYLVDLCHQNNIGVILDWVPGHFCRDDHGLRKFDGQPLYESPDPMLAENDEWGTTNFDYSRYEVKSFLISNAMFWLDVYHIDGLRIDAVANMLYLDYGKEDGQWKPNKHGGNGNLAAMDFLRHLNHVVFENHPNALMIAEESTSWPLMTKPVYIGGMGFNYKWNMGWMNDILKYMEFDAIYRKWNHNLITFSLMYAFSENYVLPLSHDEVVHGKKSLVEKMPGDYWQKFANLRAFYGYWMAHPGKKLLFMGSEFAQFIEWKYYDSLDWHLLEYPLHQKMHDFVKNLNAFYVEQKSLWEIDCDWKGFEWIDCHDYSKSVISFIRKTKKMQDFVIVVCNFTPEVHYGYRIGVPQSGKYLEVLNSDAREFGGSGVSNIQELNTEPISWHNQENSLVLTLPPLSTIYLKITRE
- a CDS encoding glycogen/starch/alpha-glucan phosphorylase, giving the protein MFENKDEFKAEFIKKVHAIWGKSLDSATDHEKYIALSGVIRDYVSSNWIKTKKEYNKDKGREIYYFSIEFLLGSLLDCNMINAGVKKLCAEGLADLNINIDDVLNEEPDAGLGNGGLGRLAACFLDSFASMGLPAHGCGMRYRYGLFKQKIVNNNQVELPDNWLKDLYPWEFRRTDKAVEVHLKGHAYCVAKSDGSLKSMHEDYFTIKAVPYDIPVIGYQNNTVNTLRLWSAELVKDISDLESYTKADFDTYITNKNWVQRISKILYPDDSTYDGRELRLTQQYFFVSAGVQSIFRHFKNSGYDTKDFAEKVGIHINDTHPAVAIPELMRILIDEEELDWNEAWEITRKTMSYTNHTILPEALEKWPVDMFKNLLPRIYMIIEEINRRFVLSINEKYGNYDKANELAILQDGQIHMARLAVIGSYSVNGVAAIHTEILKDYAMAAFHQFYPGKFNNKTNGITHRRWLIKANPKLADLISEAISPLWIKRPEQLRKLAKFAADSAFQDKTAKIKLENKQKLAKYIQEKNGVKVDVNSIFDIQIKRIHSYKRQIMNALHIMDLYNRLRENPNLDITPRTFIFGGKAAPGYYMAKETIKLINTLGEKINNDKSIKDKLKVIFVENYGVSLGEMLFPAADVSEQISTASKEASGTGNMKFMMNGAITIGTLDGANVEIRNAVGEDNIIIFGLTAKEVLDYHHFGNYRAWDIYHENPRVKMVVEQLVNGFFDPENESFNSLYDYLLLANDEFFVLKDFLSYSAAHNILDERYRDKKQWQTSSIINIAHSGQFSSDRTIDEYAKEIWKIKPILVP